A genome region from Pan troglodytes isolate AG18354 chromosome 3, NHGRI_mPanTro3-v2.0_pri, whole genome shotgun sequence includes the following:
- the LOC134806961 gene encoding glycophorin-B, with protein sequence MYGKIIFVLLLSEIVSISALSTTEVAMHTSTSSSVTKSYISSQTNDKHKGDTYSATLGAHEVSEISVINVYPPEQDNGEWVQPVHPFSRPAPVVIILIILCVMAGVIGTILLISYGIRLLMKVPFRSLQLATAYEGLACDQSEAEVEA encoded by the exons AAATTGTGAGCATATCAGCATTAAGTACCACTGAGGTGGCAATGCACACTTCAACCTCTTCTTCGGTCACAAAGAGTTACATCTCATCACAGACAaatg ATAAGCACAAAGGGGACACATATTCAGCCACTCTTGGAGCTCATGAAGTTTCAGAAATTTCTGTTATAAATGTTTACCCTCCAGAACAGGATAACG GAGAATGGGTACAACCTGTCCATCCTTTCTCTAGACCAG CTCCTGTAGTGATAATACTCATTATTTTGTGTGTGATGGCTGGCGTTATTGGAACAATCCTCTTAATTTCTTATGGTATTCGCCTACTGATGAAG GTACCCTTTAGAAGCCTCCAATTGGCTACAGCCTATGAAGGATTGGCCtgtgaccaatcagaggctgaagtggaggctTAA